One window from the genome of Candidatus Chlorohelix allophototropha encodes:
- a CDS encoding class I SAM-dependent methyltransferase — MPKLNIPILFQDDHLIAINKPAGLLTHPDDPQDASSTDVVSLLKAQNQFDYLGIHQRLDREVSGVLVFARRKEANAGLAQLFEGREARKEYLAVTRGTLPNHAGTIDYPLKGAKGQAIRAVTRYRVEATSPDKRFSLVRLELETGRTHQLRIHLSQAGCPIVGDWLYGQETAAVFPRLLLHSVKLAFPHPLTKQNLIIEAVPPIVFEQVLSGEIITVHELLAKKGITALRQEHLPGLRNLLALALERRAPFSDDPENTAYRLVNALGDGLPGFSLDRFGEVLVLNLYEPELDASHPALKILKQAINSIFPGKSIYAKFRPVTAAKLGDSAPPEIAAPLPLSGEAFQEVTVCENGLKYLIRPGEGLSVGLFLDMRQMRERIRQSSAAKTVLNCFSYTCGFGVAATAGGATRVLNLDASRTALDWGKQNYIANGFTPADFDFVFGDVFDWLERFARKQQTFDLIILDPPSYSSTRSTRFSAERDYHKLVELAAGILAPGGTLVACTNHAGLERKTFRQQVLKGMAAARLRCLDSALSSFEEPQLDFPHTQEGYLKIIIARPDKV; from the coding sequence ACTTAAAGCGCAAAACCAGTTTGATTACCTCGGTATTCACCAACGACTCGATCGGGAAGTATCGGGTGTACTGGTTTTTGCGCGTCGCAAAGAAGCAAATGCCGGTCTAGCACAACTTTTTGAAGGACGTGAAGCTCGCAAAGAATATCTGGCAGTAACCAGAGGTACTTTGCCGAATCATGCAGGTACAATTGACTACCCGCTAAAAGGCGCGAAAGGGCAAGCCATACGTGCTGTCACCCGTTATCGCGTGGAAGCTACTTCCCCTGACAAACGTTTCTCACTGGTGCGGCTTGAATTGGAAACCGGACGCACCCACCAATTGCGGATTCACCTGTCGCAAGCGGGTTGCCCGATTGTGGGAGATTGGCTATATGGGCAAGAAACAGCCGCCGTTTTCCCGCGCCTGTTGTTGCACTCTGTAAAATTAGCTTTTCCCCACCCGCTAACCAAACAAAATCTTATAATCGAAGCCGTACCCCCAATAGTGTTTGAGCAGGTTTTGAGCGGGGAAATTATCACCGTACACGAATTGCTGGCTAAGAAGGGCATAACTGCACTACGCCAAGAACACCTGCCCGGTTTGCGTAATTTGTTGGCACTAGCATTGGAAAGACGCGCTCCTTTCTCTGACGACCCGGAGAATACCGCTTACCGTCTGGTAAATGCGCTAGGTGATGGTTTACCGGGATTCTCGCTCGACCGATTCGGAGAGGTGCTGGTATTGAACCTGTACGAGCCAGAATTGGATGCTTCGCACCCTGCCTTGAAAATATTGAAACAAGCGATAAATTCCATCTTTCCGGGCAAATCGATTTATGCCAAGTTTCGCCCTGTCACTGCCGCGAAATTGGGCGACTCCGCGCCACCGGAGATTGCTGCTCCCTTACCACTGTCAGGAGAAGCTTTTCAGGAAGTGACCGTATGTGAGAACGGCTTAAAATATCTGATTCGTCCGGGCGAAGGCTTAAGCGTAGGTTTGTTTCTGGATATGCGCCAAATGAGAGAGAGAATACGACAAAGCTCCGCTGCAAAAACCGTCCTCAATTGTTTCAGCTATACCTGTGGCTTTGGCGTGGCAGCAACGGCGGGTGGCGCAACCCGTGTGCTTAACCTTGATGCTTCTAGAACCGCGCTGGATTGGGGCAAGCAAAACTATATTGCCAACGGCTTTACGCCTGCCGATTTTGATTTTGTATTCGGCGATGTTTTTGATTGGTTGGAGCGTTTCGCCCGCAAACAGCAAACCTTCGATCTGATAATCCTAGACCCACCCAGTTATAGCTCTACTCGTTCTACCCGCTTCTCTGCCGAACGCGATTATCATAAACTAGTGGAATTAGCCGCCGGAATACTCGCGCCCGGTGGCACGCTGGTAGCCTGTACCAATCATGCCGGACTTGAGCGCAAAACTTTTCGGCAACAGGTCTTGAAAGGGATGGCAGCAGCGCGCCTGCGTTGCCTAGACTCCGCTCTTTCCAGCTTTGAAGAGCCTCAACTGGACTTTCCACATACCCAAGAGGGTTATTTAAAAATCATCATAGCAAGACCGGATAAGGTATAA
- a CDS encoding alpha/beta fold hydrolase, translating into MAILRAGEVNIHYKLTGLALAEPVVFISGLGADWTNWNNQLNAFQDKYLCLAFDNRDAGLSDNSPTQEYEIKNMARDTIELTYALGLDYAHYVGHSMGGAIAQEIAIRYPERVASLTLVSTFARLEPLGIEILKDIGPLNTLAENGFLSELIGPIAYNMKSLNDQLLIGFLRNQGRPLNAPTDGYKRQLRAVMLQDTKTERLATIKAATLALAGESDLVTPLSGMQKIAQAIPSALFYSFPNTGHAPHVEYTYDFNRLLLAHLEANTFKRA; encoded by the coding sequence ATGGCTATTTTACGAGCTGGTGAAGTTAATATTCACTATAAACTCACCGGTCTTGCGTTAGCTGAGCCGGTAGTCTTTATCAGCGGACTTGGCGCAGATTGGACTAACTGGAATAACCAGCTTAATGCTTTTCAGGATAAATACCTGTGCCTCGCATTTGACAACCGTGACGCTGGCTTGAGTGATAACAGCCCTACCCAAGAATATGAAATCAAGAATATGGCACGCGATACCATAGAGCTTACCTACGCGCTTGGGTTGGATTACGCCCATTATGTAGGTCATTCGATGGGTGGCGCAATCGCGCAAGAGATCGCAATTCGTTACCCCGAACGGGTTGCCAGTCTGACTTTGGTTTCTACCTTTGCTCGCCTTGAGCCATTAGGAATTGAGATTCTAAAAGATATTGGACCACTCAACACGCTGGCAGAAAATGGCTTTCTTTCTGAATTGATCGGACCAATCGCTTATAATATGAAATCGCTCAACGATCAATTGTTAATAGGCTTTCTGCGCAATCAGGGAAGACCCCTTAACGCCCCTACCGATGGTTATAAGCGTCAGTTACGTGCCGTTATGCTACAGGACACCAAAACAGAGCGCCTTGCCACAATTAAAGCCGCTACCCTTGCACTCGCCGGAGAAAGCGATTTGGTCACTCCCCTCAGTGGAATGCAAAAAATAGCGCAAGCAATACCTTCCGCGCTATTCTACTCATTCCCTAATACCGGGCATGCGCCACACGTGGAATATACTTACGATTTCAACCGCTTGTTACTAGCACACCTAGAAGCAAATACCTTTAAGCGCGCCTGA
- a CDS encoding 16S rRNA (uracil(1498)-N(3))-methyltransferase, with translation MHRFFVSKDLLEGGEIRLEGELAHQLSRVLRLVPGSQILLLDGEGYEAEAKLLNVPKSEAVTAQVGEKRKASGEPTLKITLYQALLKGEKFDWVLQKGTEVGICSFTPVVTERCISERERPERWQKIVREAAEQSRRGRLPQVHETVSLQKALKEMKESTLALVAWENEQHQTLKQVLNSVEKKPESLSLLIGPEGGLSETEVQAACADGISSVTLGARILRAETAGVIASALALYHFNE, from the coding sequence ATGCACCGATTCTTTGTCTCGAAAGATTTACTCGAAGGCGGCGAAATCCGGCTTGAAGGAGAGTTAGCGCACCAACTAAGCCGGGTGTTAAGGCTAGTACCCGGCTCACAAATTCTGCTGCTGGATGGGGAAGGTTACGAAGCCGAAGCCAAATTACTCAACGTACCTAAAAGTGAAGCGGTTACGGCGCAGGTGGGTGAAAAGCGCAAGGCTTCTGGCGAACCGACTCTTAAAATTACGCTGTATCAAGCTTTGCTCAAAGGTGAAAAGTTCGATTGGGTGCTTCAGAAAGGCACTGAAGTGGGGATATGTAGTTTTACTCCGGTGGTAACCGAGCGTTGTATCAGCGAAAGGGAACGCCCCGAAAGATGGCAAAAAATCGTGCGGGAAGCTGCCGAACAGTCGCGACGAGGACGCTTGCCACAGGTACATGAAACTGTCAGCTTACAGAAAGCCTTGAAGGAAATGAAAGAGTCAACACTGGCGTTGGTTGCATGGGAAAATGAGCAACACCAGACGCTTAAGCAAGTCCTTAATAGTGTTGAGAAAAAACCGGAGTCGCTCTCCTTGCTGATAGGACCGGAAGGCGGTTTGAGCGAAACGGAAGTGCAAGCGGCATGCGCTGACGGAATAAGTAGCGTTACGCTTGGGGCACGGATTTTACGGGCAGAAACAGC